TCTCCCATATCTCGCCGTGCTGTGGTGTTGTACTGACAAGGCGCCCACCAGCATTACCATGTGGTATCGTCGCCACGAGTGCGGTCTCCGCATGGCCATTTTCTTCTCGGCTGCCACCGCTGCCGGTGCTTTCGGCGGTCTCTTGGCTCGCGGTATCGTTGAGATGAGAGGCGTCGGTGGTCTCTCTGGCTGGCAGTGGatcttcatcctcgaggGTATCCTCACCGTCATTATCGCCATTGTTGCCTACTTCGTCATGCAGGACTACCCCTCCACAGCCAAGTTCctcaccgaggaggagcgtgCCGAAGTCAGCGCCCGTCTCAAGCGCGATCGGTCCTCGCTGGCCGACGAGTTCGACATGAAGTACTTCTGGGCCGCCCTCAAGGACTGGAAAATCTGGGTGCACATGTTCATCACCATTGGTGTCTACACCGGTCTCTACTCGTACTcgctcttcctccccaccatcatcaacgatCTCGGtaccgccacctcccccgagATGGCCCAGCTCATGACTGTTCCTCCCTACATTGTAGCCTGCTTGTTCTGCATCGGCGCCGGCTGGCACGCTGACAGGCGTGGTGAGCGCGGCATCTACATGATTGGATTCATGATCATGGCGTAAGTCCTTGTTCTCGTTCCTGTCCCGACATTCAATAGTGAGAGAATGGCTCTAACATGGTGATTCTTGCAGCATCGTTGGACTGATTTGCTTGATTGCAACGCCGAATGCCGGTGTCCGCTACTTTGgctgcttcctcctcgcctcggGTATCTACCCCAACGTCCCCCAGGGTGTCGCGTGGAACGGCAACAACATTGGCGGTTCCCTCAAGCGCGGTGTCGGCATTGCCATGCACGTCGGCTTCGGCAACTTGGGCGGTACCATTTCTGCCTACCTCTTCTTGACAAAGGACCGCCCCCGCTACTACCCCGGCTTCGGCACTCTTCTCGCCTGCCAGGTCATGGCTGCCACTCTGTCCATCTTCATGACCATCTACTTGCGTCGGGAGAACGCCCGCCGTGACCGCGAGTACAAGCCTCCAAGCGAGTAcaccgaggaggaaagggtTGCCGAGAGGGAGAAAGGCGACAACGCTAGCTTTTTCCGCTACACCATTTAAGCAGTCGAGAATATCTCCTTTTCTGTCTTGTCTTGGGTCAGGTTTTCCCGCAGCGATATCTGGGTCGGGGTGTTGGGTTAGGCTATCAGAGAGAGGAGGCATGTACACAGTTTTTGGGTCTTGATCATGAATTTCAACAGTACGGAATTCATACTGGTCAACGAACCCTCTGCATCGCCTAGTGATGCATGTTGAATGATAGACTATTTATTCTTGCTGGTTGCGGCAAAGACACCCACATCATGTTCTTCTGCCTTTTCACTAGCCCTTGCAAAGTGATGTTTTGGATTCCGTTGTGTATGTCTCTCCCGGCACTCTGAACAGTGTAGGTCCACTAACTTTTGTTTTAGAGACTGTCAGAAAAAAAGTATCTTGTATACACTATTTTGCTTCAAAGTCTCGTCAAAGCTTGGTTGAGACTACAACTGGAAAATGAGAATAAAAATAAATCACAAAAAttggatgatgagagtggGATTCGAACCCACGCCCTTTCGGACCACGGAATCCTGGGTTAGAGGATGTTGATTAAGGAAGACCTTAACGTGGCGCCTTAGACCGCTCGGCCATCTCACCTTCTGATTGGTTAACATTGTTATCAGTTCAATCCCATATATTTGTATACATTCTACGTCCTCGTGTCTCGTGGCGTTCATCAAATCGAACTCTTTTCGAGGTGAGATGAGAACCTCGCCAACAGTTTTAGTTAAAGACATACGAATGTTACTCAATCTGCGATTGGGAACAGTGAGTCATGGCTTTGACTCAGGACAACCTCGCTTACACTTCTATCCAATAAGATATTGTCCGGCCCAATAAAGATGTTCCTGGATGCACGATGCTGCAAGCCAGCGTCGAATATCGACATGACAAAACGCCTCATTCTTGGGGCTTCTACATAAGCGCAATGAAGTTCCTCCTGGGGGGCGAGAGCATTTTCTAAGAACCCAAGCCTCAGCAGAAACCCACCCGGCAATTATCAATATGAGATCCCACTGGGTCCTTCCCCTCTACTTTACCGCTCTCGCGGCCAGTACCCCGAAACCCGACCACAAGCCCGAATCGATCAGCTACATCACACTCGAGGAGCATTGGGCCTCTCCAGCTCTCTACTTCTACTTCCCTACCGTCCTCTCGCCGCTACCCCCGCCTGTTCTCAGTGCAACCCTGGACAGTCTCCAAGAAGTCAGTCCAGTTCGTCTCGCATCCATGAAGATCAACTCCATCTCTCTGCAAGTTGTGTCTCACGTTGCCTCGGGCCCGGAACCGATGCAACAATCCCGACCTCACAGCTTTGGCAAACAGCCAGCTATTCTCCCGCATCAAGCCCTGCCCTGCCAACTTCAGGGGTTTCTGAGTGCTCCCAATGGCCCTTCCTGCTGAAGCGGCCAGCCAGCTGAAGACATGTGTTCAGGAG
The sequence above is a segment of the Podospora pseudocomata strain CBS 415.72m chromosome 2 map unlocalized CBS415.72m_2, whole genome shotgun sequence genome. Coding sequences within it:
- a CDS encoding uncharacterized protein (EggNog:ENOG503NU7U; COG:G) encodes the protein MGAAAEVSGADRDIPTTESDSVTNEKAVFKNTDSDAVESAGWDETATKKLIRKIDVTLIPFLALLYLLSFLDRTNIGNARLDTLEKDLKLDSARLQYNDALAIFFPFYVAAEVPSNMAMKRFRPSIWIPSIMVAWGICTTLMGIVHNYAGLMAVRAVLGIAEGGLFPGITYYITMWYRRHECGLRMAIFFSAATAAGAFGGLLARGIVEMRGVGGLSGWQWIFILEGILTVIIAIVAYFVMQDYPSTAKFLTEEERAEVSARLKRDRSSLADEFDMKYFWAALKDWKIWVHMFITIGVYTGLYSYSLFLPTIINDLGTATSPEMAQLMTVPPYIVACLFCIGAGWHADRRGERGIYMIGFMIMAIVGLICLIATPNAGVRYFGCFLLASGIYPNVPQGVAWNGNNIGGSLKRGVGIAMHVGFGNLGGTISAYLFLTKDRPRYYPGFGTLLACQVMAATLSIFMTIYLRRENARRDREYKPPSEYTEEERVAEREKGDNASFFRYTI